TCACCTTTAACAGGAGCTTATGGAAGCGTGCTGGGTATCGAACATGGTATGGGCTTCATCGTGTTCCTGAAAGACGGCCGCCTCTCCATGATCGAAGGCTACTGCAACGACAGCGAGCCAACGACGGACATGGATTTCTCCCGAGCGGTATATGGGTTGATGCCGTGGGGCGCGAAACCGGACGTAGAGCCGTAGGACCGCTTTCCACCCATTCCGTCATCCTGACGAAAGTCAGGATCCAGAGCCTCGGGCGTCGGCGATGGCGGCTCTGGATCCCGGATCAGGTCCGGGATGACGATGGAAGAGCGGCGGCGTCCCACCACTTCCCGTCATCCTGACGAAAGTCAGGATCCAGAGCCTCGGGTGTCCGCGATGGCGGCTCGGAATCCCGGATCAAGTCCGGGATGACGACCAGAGGGCGTGACAGCTTCCCACCCAAAGAAGAGCCCCACCCGCCCTGTCACGCAAGCGGAAGAAGGCGGAAAGGCCTCGACGGGGCGGGGTGCGTGGCAGCGGCGCGTGCGATCCCATCCCCTCAAACGCATCGCGCCCGCGCAGACCGGAGCCTGCGCGGGCGCGACCGCCATTCTATCCGAAGAGGATCAGGCCCAGTTGGCCATTTCCTTCTCGAGGTTCAGGCGGATCGCGTCGAAGAACTGCTCGGTGGTCATCCAGTTCTGATCCGGCCCGACGAGGATCGCGAGATCCTTGGTCATCGCGCCGCCCTCGACGGTGTCGATGCAGACCTTTTCCAGCGTCTCGGCGAAGCGGGTGACGTCCGGCGTGCCGTCGAACTTGCCGCGGAAGGCGAGGCCCTGGGTCCAGGCGAAGATCGAGGCGATCGGGTTGGTCGAGGTCGCCTTGCCCTGCTGGTGCATGCGATAGTGGCGCGTGACGGTGCCGTGCGCCGCTTCGGCCTCGATCGTCTTGCCGTCCGGCGACATCAGCACCGAGGTCATCAGGCCGAGCGAGCCGAAGCCCTGCGCCACCTGGTCCGACTGCACGTCGCCGTCGTAATTCTTGCAGGCCCAGACGAACTTGCCGCTCCACTTGAGCGCGGAGGCGACCATGTCGTCGATCAGGCGATGCTCGTAGACGATGCCGGCGGCGGCGAACTGGTCCTTGAACTCGGCCTCGAACACCTCGGCGAACAGATCCTTGAAGCGGCCGTCATAGGCCTTGAGGATGGTGTTCTTGGTGCTGAGGTACAGCGGCCAGTTGCGGCCGAGCGCATAGTTCATCGAGGCGCGGCCGAAATCGCGGATCGAATCGTCGAGATTGTACATGCCCATGGCAACGCCGGCCGACGGGAAGTCGAACACGTCATATTCCTGGACATCGCCATTCTCGCCTTCCCACTTCATCGTGAGCTTGCCCTTGCCGGGCACGCGGAAGTCG
This genomic window from Sphingomonas abietis contains:
- a CDS encoding NADP-dependent isocitrate dehydrogenase, with the translated sequence MAKIKVKTPVVEIDGDEMTRIIWEWIRERLIKPYLDIDLDYYDLGVEHRDATDDQVTIDSAHAIQKYGVGVKCATITPDEARVEEFGLKKMWRSPNGTIRNILGGTIFREPIVMKNVPRLIPGWTDPIVVGRHAYGDQYRATDFRVPGKGKLTMKWEGENGDVQEYDVFDFPSAGVAMGMYNLDDSIRDFGRASMNYALGRNWPLYLSTKNTILKAYDGRFKDLFAEVFEAEFKDQFAAAGIVYEHRLIDDMVASALKWSGKFVWACKNYDGDVQSDQVAQGFGSLGLMTSVLMSPDGKTIEAEAAHGTVTRHYRMHQQGKATSTNPIASIFAWTQGLAFRGKFDGTPDVTRFAETLEKVCIDTVEGGAMTKDLAILVGPDQNWMTTEQFFDAIRLNLEKEMANWA